A portion of the Desmodus rotundus isolate HL8 chromosome 8, HLdesRot8A.1, whole genome shotgun sequence genome contains these proteins:
- the ZBTB38 gene encoding zinc finger and BTB domain-containing protein 38 gives MTVMSLSRDLKDDFHSDTVLSILNEQRIRGILCDVTIIVEDTKFKAHSNVLAASSLYFKNIFWSHTICISSHVLELDDLKAEVFTEILNYIYSSTVVVKRQETVTDLAAAGKKLGISFLEDLTDRSFSNSPGPYVFCITEKGVVKEEKSEKRHEEPAITNGPRITNAFSIIETENSNNMFSPLDLRASFKKVSDSMRTTSLCLERTDVCHEAEPVRTLAEHSYAVSSVAEAYRSQPVGERAGSSPDKTGKENSEALVAKPKTCRKPKTLSTPQDSEPTTEEMPPPPVTNVEVHQESSPQPAAALSGSKSPNNEGEVLLPREDENKSSDVPGPPAAEVPPLIYNCSSCSKSFDSSTLLGAHMQLHKPTQEPLVCKYCNKQFSTPNRLDRHEQICMRSSHVPVPGGNPRFLENYPTIGQNGASFTGPESLLSGNRLGEFSSTGSTLPEMDHLVKFVNGQMLYSCAVCKRSYVTLSSLRRHANVHSWRRTYPCHYCNKVFALAEYRTRHEVWHTGERRYQCIFCLETFMTYYILKNHQKSFHAIDHRLSINKKTANGGLKPSVYPYKLYRLLPMKCKRAPYKSYRNSSYETARENSQMNEPAPGPYVIQNPCSSELPTLNFQDSANTMTNSPAVPLETSTCRDRPISANVQNAEGTKWGEEALKVDLDNNFYSTEVSVSSTENAVSSDLPAGNVPTLPLSNGSENSASVISYSGSAPSVIVHSSQFSSVIMHSASVAAMSGTNHRAPSGPPVSQPGQGDSKPEPDKVGRVVSRPKSIKEKKKTIPCNRGEMPEESTYVADPGGSLSKTTNVIKETSKIETYIAKPALPGTSTNSNVAPLCQITVKIGNEAIVKRHILGSKLFYKRGRRPKYQVQEETLPRESEPETNRDSPLGLCQSECVEMSEMFDDASDQDSTDKPWRPYYNYKPKKKSRQLRKMRKVNWRKEHENRSPSSKYKYPAELDCAVGKAPQEKAFEEEENKEMPKLQCELCDGDKASGAGNLGRPHRHVTARPYACELCAKQFQSPSTLKMHMRCHTGEKPYQCKTCGRCFSVQGNLQKHERIHLGVKEFICQYCNKAFTLNETLKIHERIHTGEKRYHCQFCFQSFLYLSTKRNHEQRHIREHNGKGFACFQCPKICKTAAALGMHQKKHLFRSPSQREQSEGDVYQENSDPLENPQFMDSEDNDQKDNVQTIVGNL, from the coding sequence ATGACAGTCATGTCCCTTTCCAGGGACCTCAAGGACGACTTTCACAGTGACACAGTGCTCTCCATTTTAAATGAGCAGCGCATCCGGGGCATTTTATGTGATGTCACTATCATTGTGGAAGACACCAAATTCAAAGCCCACAGCAATGTCCTGGCTGCTTCAAgcctttatttcaaaaatatcttttggAGCCATACAATCTGTATTTCCAGCCACGTCCTGGAGCTGGATGATCTCAAAGCCGAAGTGTTTACAGAAATCCTTAATTATATCTACAGCTCCACAGTCGTCGTCAAGAGACAGGAAACAGTCACTGATCTTGCAGCTGCAGGAAAAAAGCTGGGAATCTCCTTCTTGGAAGATCTGACCGATCGCAGCTTCTCAAATTCCCCAGGCCCCTATGTATTCTGCATTACTGAAAAGGGAgtggttaaagaagaaaaaagtgaaaaaagacatGAAGAACCAGCTATCACTAACGGGCCAAGGATCACAAATGCGTTTTCCATCATTGAAACGGAAAATAGTAATAACATGTTTTCCCCACTGGACTTGAGGGCAAGTTTCAAAAAGGTCTCTGACTCCATGAGAACCACGAGCCTTTGCTTGGAGAGGACTGATGTCTGTCACGAGGCGGAGCCTGTCCGCACCCTGGCGGAGCACTCCTACGCCGTTTCTTCCGTGGCTGAGGCGTACCGGAGTCAGCCTGTAGGTGAACGTGCTGGCAGCTCACCTGataaaacagggaaagaaaacagtgaagCTCTTGTCGCAAAACCGAAAACATGCCGGAAGCCAAAGACGCTTTCCACACCCCAGGATTCCGAACCAACCACAGAAGAGATGCCACCCCCACCAGTAACCAACGTGGAGGTTCATCAGGAAAGCAGTCCACAGCCAGCTGCCGCTCTTTCTGGTTCAAAGTCTCCCAACAATGAAGGTGAGGTCCTTCTTCCCAGGGAGGATGAAAACAAGTCCTCTGACGTCCCTGGGCCGCCAGCGGCGGAGGTTCCACCTCTCATTTACAATTGTAGCTCTTGCTCCAAATCCTTTGACAGTAGCACTTTGCTCGGCGCCCACATGCAGCTGCACAAGCCGACCCAGGAGCCTTTGGTGTGCAAGTACTGCAACAAACAGTTCAGCACCCCAAACAGGCTGGATCGGCACGAGCAGATCTGCATGAGGTCAAGCCATGTGCCCGTTCCGGGCGGGAATCCACGCTTTCTAGAAAACTATCCCACCATTGGACAAAACGGAGCTTCCTTCACAGGTCCAGAGTCTTTATTATCTGGGAACAGGCTTGGTGAATTTTCCAGTACTGGAAGTACCTTGCCAGAGATGGACCACCTGGTTAAATTTGTTAACGGGCAAATGCTCTACAGTTGCGCTGTATGCAAGCGTAGTTATGTGACTTTATCCAGCCTTCGCAGACATGCAAATGTCCACTCATGGAGAAGAACGTACCCTTGCCATTACTGCAACAAAGTGTTCGCACTGGCTGAGTACAGGACAAGACACGAGGTTTGGCATACGGGAGAAAGGCGGTATCAGTGCATTTTCTGCCTTGAAACTTTCATGACCTACTATATACTCAAAAACCATCAGAAGTCTTTCCATGCCATAGATCATAGACTTTCCATCAACAAAAAAACCGCAAATGGAGGCTTGAAACCTAGTGTCTATCCATATAAACTTTACAGGCTACTGCCTATGAAATGCAAGAGGGCTCCTTATAAGAGCTACCGAAATTCTTCCTATGAAACTGCTCGAGAAAACAGTCAGATGAATGAGCCTGCACCTGGTCCCTATGTTATTCAGAATCCATGCAGCTCTGAATTACCGACTCTGAATTTCCAAGACAGTGCAAACACCATGACCAACAGTCCAGCCGTCCCACTGGAAACATCCACATGTCGGGACAGACCCATTTCTGCCAATGTCCAAAACGCAGAGGGGACCAAGTGGGGAGAGGAGGCCTTGAAAGTTGATCTTGACAATAACTTTTATTCAACAGAGGtgtcagtttcttccactgaaaaCGCTGTCAGTTCGGACCTCCCGGCTGGGAATGTGCCCACTTTGCCTCTGAGTAACGGCAGTGAGAACTCAGCCTCCGTGATCAGCTACAGTGGCTCAGCGCCCTCGGTCATTGTGCACAGCAGCCAGTTTTCGTCGGTGATCATGCACAGCGCCTCTGTGGCTGCCATGTCGGGCACCAACCACAGAGCCCCTTCAGGTCCACCCGTCAGTCAGCCCGGGCAAGGGGACAGCAAACCTGAGCCAGACAAAGTGGGGAGAGTGGTCAGCAGACCCAAAAGcattaaggagaaaaagaaaaccatcccCTGTAACAGGGGAGAAATGCCAGAGGAATCAACCTATGTTGCTGACCCTGGAGGGTCATTGAGCAAAACCACAAATGTCATTAAAGAAACCAGTAAAATTGAAACCTACATCGCAAAGCCTGCTCTCCCCGGGACCTCCACGAACAGCAACGTCGCACCTCTTTGCCAAATAACAGTCAAAATTGGGAATGAAGCCATTGTGAAAAGGCACATCCTAGGATCTAAACTGTTCTATAAAAGAGGGAGAAGACCCAAGTATCAAGTGCAGGAAGAGACTTTGCCACGAGAGAGTGAACCGGAAACCAATAGAGACAGCCCGCTCGGGCTTTGCCAATCCGAGTGCGTGGAGATGAGCGAAATGTTCGATGACGCAAGTGACCAGGATTCCACCGACAAGCCGTGGCGCCCCTACTACAACTACAAACCCAAAAAGAAATCCAGGCAGTTGcgaaaaatgaggaaagtcaaCTGGAGGAAAGAACATGAAAACAGGAGCCCAAGCAGTAAGTATAAATACCCCGCAGAACTGGACTGCGCTGTGGGGAAGGCTCCGCAGGAGAAGGcctttgaagaagaagaaaacaaagagatgCCCAAGTTGCAGTGTGAGCTCTGCGATGGAGACAAGGCCTCAGGGGCTGGAAACCTAGGCAGGCCCCACCGGCACGTCACCGCCAGGCCGTATGCGTGCGAGCTCTGCGCCAAGCAGTTCCAGAGCCCGTCCACACTCAAGATGCACATGAGGTGTCATACCGGAGAGAAGCCGTACCAGTGCAAGACCTGTGGGCGGTGCTTTTCCGTGCAGGGAAACTTACAGAAGCATGAACGCATCCACCTGGGCGTCAAGGAGTTCATCTGCCAGTATTGCAACAAGGCGTTCACGCTGAACGAGACCCTCAAAATCCACGAAAGAATCCACACTGGTGAGAAGCGTTACCACTGTCAGTTCTGCTTTCAGAGTTTTTTGTACCTCTCCACAAAAAGGAATCACGAGCAAAGGCATATTCGGGAGCACAACGGTAAGGGCTTCGCCTGCTTCCAGTGCCCCAAAATTTGCAAAACAGCTGCTGCCCTTGGCATGCACCAGAAGAAACACCTGTTCAGAAGCCCGAGTCAGCGGGAGCAATCAGAAGGTGATGTGTACCAGGAAAACTCAGACCCGCTGGAGAATCCACAGTTCATGGACTCAGAAGACAATGACCAAAAGGATAATGTACAAACCATTGTTGGAAACCTTTGA